DNA from Sorex araneus isolate mSorAra2 chromosome 6, mSorAra2.pri, whole genome shotgun sequence:
cggatgttggccggtggtgggattacacagcgccgggggcaggcCCTgcgtgtgaccgcctagctactggaaaatggggaatctgggcggaagaggcccaatcctgatccaagcaggcttggaggtctcagccccaggtcccacacacttgggttcctctgccggttccttcatgcatgaggctcgttcgaacgtgtggagaggggccttgagcatggttgtggctaggctccagaggtcttcggctgtgggagctctgttcagggcggggagggaaactgaagcccaccccctccaaggcacgggggcaagagactctgctaataataataataataataataataataataataataataataataaagttataatAGGGTCCccaagatagtacaggagtacaGTGCTAACCCCAGGCTTCACatcaccccgagcactgccaggagagatccctgagcacagagccaggcataacccctaggtactgctggatatggcccaaacacacCCCAACACCCCCAAACATATACTAATGGTCACTCTTCTACAGAAGCGTGGCAGAAGGAAATGTAGGGGGTAGTAGAAATGTCTTGTCCCTTGACTGCGACAGAGATGACACGGGTCTGCACATGTGCAACTATGCATAGATCTGTGCACACAAGGAAGATCTGCTGGACCACATGTTCATTTGAAAAGTGAAGTAtatgttggtttggggaccacccagaggtactcagggctgagtaccttctggctctgtgctcaagcatcactgagccagtgatcaggggaccggttgacctcaggagaccatatggggtgctgggaattgaacctgggtcatctgcatgcaaggcaagcaccccaccctctgtactctctctccagtctcataAACTAGATATGGCATatgtatagacacatatatatatatatatataaaataataaggaGTTTGAGGGTCATAGCGCtagaacagcgggtagaacacttgccttacaggcagctggTCTGATTCGATCCcaagcacccccatatggtcttccgaggcccgcaaggagtgattcctgagcactgggccaggagtaactcccaagtacCTCTAGGTGTAGCCCCAAGATAAAGGACTGTTTCAGCCCcctcaatcattttttttctttttgtttgttgtttgggggccacatttagcaatgctcagggttactcctggctccgtgttcagaaattactcctggcagggcttgggggactctatggggtatggggaattgaaccaggtcggccgcgtgcaaggccagcgccctccccactgtcccccggGCCCTCAATTGATTTCATGAGATTttagtggggggaggagggaaacgcCTGCTGGCGagcccccgggggcggggcgggcttgCTGCTCACCAAGGCCCCGAGGGGAGAAGGGCCCGGGACTCCCTgacctgctctctcctctctccttccacagCCACGTCCTGCCTCGAAGCGCGCAGGTGGGAGGACAAAGGTAAGGACGAACTTCAGGAACACTGAGGAAAGGGGGGGGATAAGACTGAACCTTCTCGACGTGAACCCACCCTCGCAGGGCCGAACACGCACACTGAAGATGCAGGTGGACCCTCCCTGTCTATAAACACCCCTGCAGGCTGGTTCCCGTGAGAGCTGCCACAGGAAGTGCTCCCTGGAAAAGCCCCCACAAGCTCCCTCTCCCGCTCGGCTCTGTCAGACGCTCGTTTCCCACGACGTTGGCAGCCGAGGCAGTAACACCCATGAAACGCTCTGCCTTTGGGCTCAGAGCCTTGAGGCTAGTGTTCCGTGGAACCCTTGTTCCGTGGGTCACTTGTTCCATTGGTTCTTTATTCTGTGGAACCCTTGTTCCGTGGGTCCCTTGTTCCGTGGAACCCTTGTTCTGTGGGTCCCTTGTTCCGTGGAACCCTTGTTCCATGGGTCACCTGTTCCATGGGTCCCTTATTCCGTGGAACCCTTGTTCCATAGGCCCCCTTGTTCCGTGGAACCCTTGTTCCATAGGCCCCCTTGTTCCGTGGAACCCTTGTTCCATGGGTCACTTATTCCATTGGTCCCTTATTCCGTGGAACCCTTGTTCCATGGGTCCCTTGTTCCGTGGAACCCTTGTTCCATGGGTCACTTATTCCATGGGTCCCTTATTCCGTGGAACCCTTGTTCTTTAGGCCCTTGTTTCATAGGCCCCTTGTTTGATGGGTCCCTTGTTCCATGACACCCTCGTTCTATGGAGCCCTTATTCTGTGGGTTCCTTATTCTAGGGGGTCCCTTGTTCCATGACACTCTTGTTCCGTGACACCCTTATTCCGTGACACCCTTGTTCCATGACACCCTTGTTCCACGAAACCCTTGTTCTGTGGTCTCCTTGTTCCATGGCACTTTTGTTCCGTGGAACCCTTGATCCGTGGAGTCCTGTTCTGTGGCCTTGTTCCCTTGTTCCACGGGCCCCCTTGTTCTGTGGCCCCCTTGTTTTGTGGAACCCTTGATCCATGAATTCCTTGTTCTGAGGGCTCCTTGCTCCGTGGCATCCTTGTTCCGTGGCCCCCTTATTCCATGGATCTCTTGTTCCATGGCCCCCTTGTTCCATGGCCCCTGTTCCGTGAGGCCACCGTTTCACAGAACAAGCAAACACACTTGCCAAAGTCCCCAGAACTAGTGGCCCCCAGGGAGTGCCCTCCACTGCCAGTAGAACCCCAATAGCACTGCTTTTgtcttgcttgggggccacacctgacgatgctcaggggttactctgcctctgcgctcaaaaatcactcctggcagggatcagggataCGGgaatgtggggatcaaacccaggtcggccgcgtgcaaggctaacgccctccccactgtactgtctctctgttcccATAAAACTGACATTAAGGTGGTGtgggggggcgtttgccttgcatgtggctgacctgggttcaattcccagcatcccatagggtcccctgagcaccaccaggagtagttcctgagttcagagccaggagtaacccctgtgcattggtgggtgtgacccaaaagcaaaaaaaaaaaaaaaaaaaaaggtgaggggAAAAGAATCAGGTCGCCGGCCTCTCTCAGGTCTACTGAACGGCTTCCAGGCGTGGAGGGTCCTGCTGGACAGGGGGTGCTGATtagcccccacccctgtccctggGGGGCTTCTGTACCGCACCCCCCAGGACTCGGGTGTGGGAGCCCAGCAAGGCCAGGTGGCCCAGGGTCTGGGGTGACAGGGCCGAGAGCGGCGGGCGGCTGTCCCTTCCCGCTGGCCCTCACTGCCCGCTTTGCCCACCCCCAGGGTTTCAGGTGGCGCTCAGCGGCTCTCCGTCGCTGTGCCAAGGCCAGCTGAAAGTGCACACGCTGGGCGGGTGGCACTCGGTGGACAACCAGAGCTGGGACTGGCACAACGGCCTCCAGGAGTCCCTCCAACAGGCCTCGAAGCTCTGCCAGAAGCTGGACTGCGGGGAGGCCTTGGCCCTCGGCCACTTCCCCGGCCTCACGCCCCCCAACAGCCCTCCCCCCGTCACCTGCCGGGGACACGTGGGCTCCTTCGCCAGGTGCAACGTCAGCTCGTCTGCCCGGACCAAGCCCCTGGGCCTCATCTGCTTAGGTGGGCAAccgggggacgggggggggggggggggaggggggccacacccggaccCACAGCCTGGGCACACCCACCGCGGGAAGGGGCGGGGTCCCCGACTTACGACCCCTGCCcgcctcagccccacccccacaaacacacccTGCGCTCTTGTGAGTGAAAAGGGGCCCTCCACCCCGCCGACCTCGAGGGTCCCAACAACAAAGGGGCCGGGACTGCCCCCCAGGTACCCAACACATACCCGGACACTCACGTGTGGGCCCTCAGcgcccctgcccttcccctcccaacagtcccccgcccccacgccctccCTCGCCCCTCCCTCGCAGCCTCCTTTGCGCCCACCTCACCAGAGGGTCTCATTACAGAGCCCCCCCAGAAGACCCCTCCTCCCACGAGCCCCCCGCCCACGACGACTCCGGCGCCCACAGGTAAGAGGACTCCGGAGGTCGCCAGGAGGCCCCGTGACGCGCTGGAGCTGTGTCCGAGGCCGTGGCTGGGGGCTTCCCCTCCGGGGCTGGCCACcagagatgggggagagggggaccaTGGAGGGGggggcccccgccctgccctccgcACTCAGGCCGGCCGCCCTGCGCCCTCTCCCCTCGCCCCAGATCCGCCCAGGCTGCTGCTGGTGGACGCGCCCGGGGGCCTGCGGTGTGCGGGCGTGCTGGAGGTCTACATCGGGGGCGTCATTGGCTCCGTCCTCTCGGGAGCTCCGGGCAGCGCCCCGGGCCTGGAGAACCGCATCTGCGAGAGGCTCCAGTGTGGCTCCTTCGTGAAGCACCTTTCGCTGAGCGGGTCCCTGCCGATCCGGTGGCGCATGGCCGACCCCAGCTGCGCCTTCCCCGAGGGGTGCTTCCTGCCGGTGCGGCCCCCGGCCAGCGGCGAGCCCCTCGCCCTGCTCTGCTCCGGTGAGTGAGACTGGGCCCCACCGCCACCTCGGGCGAGGGGAGTCAGTCGGGGCGGTAGTGGGCGGTGCAAAGGGGCTGGACCccctggagagagggagggagcacaAAGGAAGAGGAGCCGGCTGGTaggagggagggggcgtggcTCCTGTCCCGGCCAGAGGGAGCACTTGGAAGGGATGATCCTCGCCAGAGAGATGATCGTAGAGTTGGGAGCCTTGGGGGTACAccagggcagccccccccccggcTTCCTACGGGGCCTCCCTGgctggccatgctgggggacAGGGGGGGGCGTCAAGGTTGGCCCGGGGCACCCCAAAGCCAGGACCCAcggaggaggcagagagatgaGGTTCTGCAAGGCTGGCGGGAGAGAGCCGCCCCGGGGTGTGGGGGGCCCAGACCGGAGGGTGGAGCGTCCCCAGAGCTGCCACAGGCCAGGGACCGTTCCCCACTGTCTCTGCTCTCCACCACCAGCGGGGAGCCGAGTGCTCAGCCCAGctgacagatgaggaaactgaggcttcaagAGGCCAAAGTTCTTGTCCAAAATGTCAGAGCACTGGCGGGGATGCCCACAGCCCCTCCGGAACCAGGGTCTGAGCCCAGGCTGCTGGATCTGACCGGGATGCAAacttccccccctcctcctctgggGTGTggacatttgcctcacacacgactgacaaccctcagcatcccataaggtcccccaagtccccaggagcacagagcacagagccaggagtcagccctgagcactgccaggtgtggcccaaaaaccaaaaaaaaaaagggggggatagcacagcagggagggcatttgccttgcacgcagacgacctgggttccattcccaacatcccatatggtcccctgagcaccaccaggagtaatttctgagtgcagagcca
Protein-coding regions in this window:
- the CD5 gene encoding T-cell surface glycoprotein CD5, whose amino-acid sequence is MDTTSCLEARRWEDKGFQVALSGSPSLCQGQLKVHTLGGWHSVDNQSWDWHNGLQESLQQASKLCQKLDCGEALALGHFPGLTPPNSPPPVTCRGHVGSFARCNVSSSARTKPLGLICLEPPQKTPPPTSPPPTTTPAPTDPPRLLLVDAPGGLRCAGVLEVYIGGVIGSVLSGAPGSAPGLENRICERLQCGSFVKHLSLSGSLPIRWRMADPSCAFPEGCFLPVRPPASGEPLALLCSEFQPKVQSRLVGGSGPCAGAVEVRQDGQWATLCSSNSAKSRELWEEVCQEQKCGRLSSYREQDARGTTPGHRCPHEKLSQCHLLDKKQSCKRMFITCQDPNPAGLGAGSVMSIVLAVVLLAVLLAVCGPLAYKKLVKKFRQKKQRQWIGPTEMSQNMSFHRHHTATVRSSAVNPTAPHVENEYSQPPSSARSAYPALEGALRRVSTQPDNSSDSDYDLQVTQRL